The DNA segment CTGATTCAAGGAATATGTGTTTCCACCATCAACAAGAGTGTCAAGAAGTGTTTGATAAAAATCAGCTTGAACACCGGCTGTTTCCATAGAATGACGTGGGTCATATAAATCTTTATAGATTGGATCCTGAATATGTGACGGACATGAAAGATTTTCTTCGTAATCAACAGTTGTTCGCCATCTACGAAAAGTATTATCGTTATAATAATTATTATCTCCAGGCCTATATTTGTAAGGAGGTGAAGTGTGGTGAATATACAATAAATGATCACCATCATTATAATAATTCCAATTCTTTAAATAACCATTATTGTTTTCTCCATCTGCGGTAAATTCTCTAAATTCATTGCCTGCAGGAGCATCAGGCAGATTTTCAAAAGAACCTTGAAGCTCTTTTATTCCCCAGCTAAGTGATTGAATTCGCTGATCAGGAGTTACAACGAAATCATTTGCATTTTCAATCAATTTATTACACTTAAGACATAGGCCGGTTCTTTCTCCTTTATTTATCCCTTCAGCTTGAATAGCAATATGTTGGCTATGGATAGTATTATTGTATATTTCATTATCATTCTCCCCCGAATTTCTTATATAAATTCCAATACTGGCATCACCACTTAGATGATAATTATTTAGTGGACCAAGTATTGAATTTTCTTCAATTTTATAACCTGTGCACCCGTCAAGATATATACCTCCGATAAAATTCCCATTGTAATCCTCCTCAATATTAGAAACACAATAAAATACATTTCTAATTATTTCCGCATTATTTACAGATGAAAGGTAAATTCCGACAACATTATTTACGAAATTGACTTTATTAATAGATAAACAATTATTATTCAACCAATTAAATGCCCTAATACCATAATTCAAACCCTCGAATCTGCAAGGTATTAAGTATTCTTCAGGACAAGGATTGATCGGTATGGAACATAATTGATTGAGGGAAAAAGTACTGTTAAAAGATGATATACCAATTCCTAAATTATTAACAGTCCATTTTTCAAAGCCCACATCATTTTTAAATTCACTTGCGAAAATTTGAAGGCCATGTATTCCATCAAGTTTGATATGAGCTGATGGGTAAGAATATTCATAAAGCATTGCATCAGTTATAAAAATGCATTCTCTAAAACTGCTTCGATTTGGAAACTCAAAGGGAGGTACGACCCATTTGTCATAATATGGTAACATTTCAATGTCATATTCATTATCTTTGAATGTTGCATCTTCAGCTATTATAATCCCTCCTTCATAACCATTAATTATTATCCCATTGTCCCTTCTACCAGTAATTATTGCTGTTTTTGCAAATTCAATCGTTCCACCATTTTTTATTTCTACCACTCCCTGATCTGCATATGTTTGCCGTAACTCAGGATTTCCACAAACTTCAATGCCTTCCCAAAGCTCATTACAAGCTTTTGTTAACCTTCCACCATCAATAATTAAGATGGCTCCGGGTTCTATTATTATTTTTGCACCTGGTCCAAAATAAGCAGTTGAAGTAATCTCGAGACTCCACCCGCTTACAATATCGACAATATGATCTATTGAGATAGGTGAATCCCAGTGACCTTCGTGGTCGATATATTCTACTTCAGGATCAAATGTTAACAGACAGGTACAATTAAATTCTTCATCATAAGGTCCAATATAGGGATTTGAATCATCACAATCCTGAGGACGATTCGTACACTCCGGATGATTTAAAGGGACAGGACCGAGTCCCCAATTACAATAA comes from the Bacteroidales bacterium genome and includes:
- a CDS encoding T9SS type A sorting domain-containing protein; the encoded protein is MSVALPDLGHAVVLNGYTFENDQTIWIIKNSWGPAWGNYGFGYLEDYPNIMNNIFAIHTPKLYVNGVLKDLTSEPHDYDGDGYCNWGLGPVPLNHPECTNRPQDCDDSNPYIGPYDEEFNCTCLLTFDPEVEYIDHEGHWDSPISIDHIVDIVSGWSLEITSTAYFGPGAKIIIEPGAILIIDGGRLTKACNELWEGIEVCGNPELRQTYADQGVVEIKNGGTIEFAKTAIITGRRDNGIIINGYEGGIIIAEDATFKDNEYDIEMLPYYDKWVVPPFEFPNRSSFRECIFITDAMLYEYSYPSAHIKLDGIHGLQIFASEFKNDVGFEKWTVNNLGIGISSFNSTFSLNQLCSIPINPCPEEYLIPCRFEGLNYGIRAFNWLNNNCLSINKVNFVNNVVGIYLSSVNNAEIIRNVFYCVSNIEEDYNGNFIGGIYLDGCTGYKIEENSILGPLNNYHLSGDASIGIYIRNSGENDNEIYNNTIHSQHIAIQAEGINKGERTGLCLKCNKLIENANDFVVTPDQRIQSLSWGIKELQGSFENLPDAPAGNEFREFTADGENNNGYLKNWNYYNDGDHLLYIHHTSPPYKYRPGDNNYYNDNTFRRWRTTVDYEENLSCPSHIQDPIYKDLYDPRHSMETAGVQADFYQTLLDTLVDGGNTYSLNQDVLTGFPDEALELRQRLMNESPYLSDTVIKSAIYKENVLPNAMIRDIMVLNPQTAKSDEFINLLDYRMVPMSDTMMGEIMQGQNILGSKEMLESHLSYWNEKKASARNDLIRLWLSDTTINHPFDSLISLYQNENEIDAKYNLASCYLNKNQIIQAIATLQQIPTGFQLTQEKEEIYEDYLAYYDVLKKMNDSSRTIYELDSISITELLKIMDHGYPQVSGYARGMLVNGDYIDFFEDVAPANGYKSSKIPATAYTNQNNVKNDNFKLFPNPAIDYVIADFNTVAFIDYGEIVIIDLNGKICKKINLMKHQDQIVISLENLTSGAYTVLLQVDNKIIASKKLVKVNE